GAATCTTCATGTCCGAGCTGCCTTTAATGGCCGCAAGAAAACCTTTGTTGCGGTCAAGCGCGACGCTTGAACCGGCCGTGCCTTCGAGAATAATAATGCCGGCTTTGCCGTTGGTGTTTTTGACCGTCCATTCGCCCGCGCGTTGACCTTCTTCGACAAAGTTTGAACCGATAAACGTAACATAATCTTGTCCAGGCGTTCCGGCGGCTTCGCGGTCAATCAAAAAAACCGGAATCTTGGCTTGTTTTGCTGCTGCGAGCGCGCCCTCCAAACCTTCAAATTCTCGCGGAGCAAGAAAAATTGCGTCAACTTTGCGCGCCACCAGGTCCTCGACATCTGAAAACTGTTTTGAAGTTTGGGTTTGTGCGTCGGTGGCAACCAGTTCGTAACCGCGCTTGGCGGCTTCGTCGCTCATTGACTTGGTTTCGGCAATCCGCCACGGTCCGTTATTTTCCATTTGCGAAAAGCCGACAACTTTTTTCCTGCCGCCACTGCCGCCTTCAACGTTCGCGCTTGTTCCGGCCGGTTTGCGT
The sequence above is drawn from the Abditibacteriaceae bacterium genome and encodes:
- a CDS encoding ABC transporter substrate-binding protein → MKLLISKSLVGAIVQLSIALILVGCERKPAGTSANVEGGSGGRKKVVGFSQMENNGPWRIAETKSMSDEAAKRGYELVATDAQTQTSKQFSDVEDLVARKVDAIFLAPREFEGLEGALAAAKQAKIPVFLIDREAAGTPGQDYVTFIGSNFVEEGQRAGEWTVKNTNGKAGIIILEGTAGSSVALDRNKGFLAAIKGSSDMKILASQPADFARANGQKVMENLIQAHGKNITVVYTHNDEMALGAIQALKAAGMNPGKDVKVVSVDGQKSALEAIIAGDKNVTVECNPRFGPIAFDTYEKYLRGEKIPQKIIVPDKFFDSVNATQFVAEAY